Genomic segment of Coffea arabica cultivar ET-39 chromosome 1e, Coffea Arabica ET-39 HiFi, whole genome shotgun sequence:
TAGGCTGAATCAGGTTATCGCACAATTCAAGGAGCAAGGATTGAACACTGAATTGTACTATAAGAACAAAGAGATGGGGGAGACTTTCAGCATTGTGCCTACTAGTGCAATTACTGGTGAAGGGATCCCTGACTTGTTACTGTTATTGGTGCAATGGGCTCAAAAGACAATGATTGAGAAGCTTACTTATCAGAACCAGGTTCAGGGTATTATTTTAGAGGTAAAGGTTGTCGAAGGATATGGAACAACCATTGATGTGGTCTTGGTTAATGGTGTCCTTCGTGAAGGGGATCGAATAGTTGTTTGTGGCATGAAAGGTCCTATACTTACCAATATTCGAGCCATACTGACACCGCATCCGATGAAAGAGCTCCGGGTGAAGGGAGTTTTTGTGCATCACAAAGAAATCAAGGCTGCACAGGGTATTAAGATTGCTGCACAGGGTCTTAAACATGCTATTGCTGGCACTGAGATGCATGTTCTGGGGCCAGATGATGATTTAGAATATGTTAAGGAAGCAGCAATGGAGGATATGAGATATGTCATGAACAGGATTGGTACCAGTAGTGTGGGAGTGCATGTTCAAGCTTCTACTCTTGGATCACTGGAAGCACTGCTGGAATTCTTGAAGACTCCAGGAGTGAATGTACCTGTATCGAATATAGGAGTGGGTCCTGTACATGAGAGAGATGTCAGGAAGGTGAGTGTCATGatagagaggaaaaaagagTATGCTACAGTCTTGGCCTTTGATGTTGTGGTCAAGCCAAAGGTTCAGGAACTTGCTCAAAAACTTGGGGTCAAGATATTGCGTGGGGATATTATCTATCACTTGGTTGATCAGTTTAAGGCCATTACAGGCTGTCTCAatgaggagaagaagaaggcaGATGCTGATGATGCAATATTCCCTTGTCGTCTTAAACCTGTACCGAAGTATGTGTTCAACAAGAAAGATCCCATTGTACTGGGGGTGGAAGTTGTTGAAGGTACTGTGAAGGTTGGAACTCCAATATGTGTTGCAGGAAAGGAGCTTACTGATGTTGGTCGGATTGCATCCATTGAGAACAACAAAAAACCAGTCGACTATGCCAAGGAAGGCCAAATGGTGGCCATTAAGATAGTTGGCAGTAATCCTGGGGAGCGACAGAAAATGCTTGGAAGGCATTTTGAGATTGAAGATGAGCTTGTCAGCCATATCTCAAGGAGGTCAATCGATATCCTAAAAGCCAACTATAGGGAAAGTATGTCTTCAAAAGATTGGTGCTTGGTTAAAAAGCTGAAAATTCTTTTCAAGATAAAATGAGTCGCTTATCAGAGCaaattcttctctttctttttggtCTCCGTAGGAAGTAAAAATTTGGTCTAAGGTTATGCAAAGCTCTTGCTTAGCTTCAACTCTGGCGCTGCAGAAAACAGGTGAAGGCTCTGTATTCCCCATCCAGATGATGGAGCTGTTGCTAACAGCCATATTTTGGCATGGTGCATTTGATTTGATATCATCATTTTGCagtaatttttgcattttgtcCACCATGTTTCTATGGCACGAAGGACCTTTTGTACTAGTTTGATTTACTGCAGCATATCATTTGCAAATTGCAAATGGGATTACTCATTTGtttccaccttttttttttttgcgacgTTAGTAAAAGAGTGATTCACTTACAAATTTGAACGCTATTTGTTTCATTACAGATCTTCACCTGCAattattttccttcaagtttcagTGTTGTATGCTTAGTCCATTTGTTTCAATCAAAATATTCCGTAGCTACCTCTAAAACTTGATATGTTACGGATACATCAAACTGAAATGGCTTTCTTTAAAAAAGAAACCACATTATTTTTTCAGCAATTCTGAAGGCATATCCACCCAAGGAAAGCATGAAGGTCTATTATTATAATCCCAAACGTTATCTGATCCTTTAATATTACAACGACCGTCGAGCCATAAGCTGAAGAATTTAGAGAGCATGAATACGCGCAAGTTTATTTATTCTTGGAGGCTCAATCATCTTATTGTCAAGAAGTTGCTTGATATTCAGAAGCATGCTCAATCTTTCTGAACCTTGGATAGACTAGGGAAAGGTTCTGTCTGTTCAGACCCTTCTTCATTGCGACAAGAATCTGCTGCTTCATCATTTACCTTCACCTTTTCCCCGCAACATCCCCGTTTCTCATGCTCCTCCACTTCGAGTTTTCCACTGCGGTACACTCTGTTCTTGGCTTTCTCATCCTTACCAAGTTCCAACCTCTGCAAAAACTCCGAGTTTTCCTTCCAGACCTCTCCATTAGTATAAACTTCCTTCTTCCATATTGGAACAGATGCTTTGATTTCATCAATCAGAAATTTACAAGCATCCAGTGCATCTGCACGATGAGCAGAGGAGATTGCAACAAAAACGCTGGTTTCCCCTACTGGGACAGTACCCAAGCGATGAGCAGCTGCAATTGAATGGACATTCCATTTTGATCGGGCAGCTGAACAAATTGATTTAATGCAGCGTACTGCCATGGTGGCATATGCTTCATATCTAAGTTCCAAGACAGTCTTGCCATCAAAGTTGTCACGTGTTGTGCCAGCAAAAGTTGCTATTGCACCACATTGTGGTGAATGAACAAAACTAATGTATTTGCTGATATCAATAGGATGATTCTCTTCCAGAATTTCAATGAGGTTTCTATCTTCAGCAGCCATTGCTTTTCCGGCTTTTGCTTTACTGCAAGCACGTATTCAGCCTTATTCTGATATTTTTACCTGTGGAAAGATACTTGATTGGTGTAAATGGTGTAAATATTAATGTAGAACCCAAATCTTAGGATTTCCCATTCTGCTTATATATCAGAAAGTTAAAATAAGTGGCCATGTAAGCTAGAAGTAAGGAACCAAGAAAAATTTAGTGGATACAAAATCAAAGTTTGTTCAACTCTCAACTATTGAAAAGGCAGTTCAGTGCACAATACAAATTCAACCTAATGCATTTTGATGAAGTAGCCAACAAGACCATTAGCAATAATGAAAAGATGTCGATAATTAAGCATTAGAGAAAACAAATTTACCCAGATTTTTATGTTTGACTTGTACTACCATAAGTCTGCATAAGAATCTCTTACATTGAATGTTATTGAAAGAATATCGAACTCTTGAACTATCTAGAAGACTAAATGCAAATGACAATTTGTGAAACCTTCTGCAATGAACTTCAATGAGGCGATTCTGCAGAATTCAGAACTGAGTTGAATGATATGCAGGAAAATAATCTAAAGCTCAAGTATCATTTTCAAGATCTACCAGGCTTAGTTCTAGTTATGGTTAAGGTAGCAAGGCTCCAACAGCTCCATCAATTgctcaataacatcaaatttcagAAATTTCTCAGTTGACTCTAGAGTAGTCTTATGTTGGATTTTCTCCTACAGTCACAACCTAGATTTTCTATATTGGGAAATATTTTGGTTTCCCAATACATTATCAGCAGTcaactaaataaaacacacaaacttcctaaatttaaaactaaaaaaggTTCAGCTTCTAGCTGTGAAAATTTGACTCAAGGAGATATATGCTTGGGAAATCATAAAATCCTAACAAAAAGCTATCATGCGTCTAAAGAAAAGGAGcaacaacacacacacacacactattTAAATGGGGGCCTCACACATGCCCAGCTGTAGGGTTATTTGTTTAGTTAGTGTTTATGTTGATTAGAGCTTTCGCTATTGATTTATTTAATGAATACATTGGTTGCTAAATTAAGAGTATATGTGAAGTATTTTAATATGTAGACTGATACGTATTCTAACTTTTCCAACACAAGAGAGCTCGATTGTAGTATTCTAGGAGTAAAAGTTTGACTTGTAACCTTAAGCAACATTTTCAAGGATCATATATCAGTGAGGCACCAAGTAATAAATAAGAGCAAGCGAGAGAGCATCCTGAAATGTGCTGGTTTTTAAGGCAAAGCCACCACTTATTAGTTAACAGTAGAATCTCAAACAGTGGCCTAATAAAAAGAACATTAATACTCCAACACTATATCTGTAAGCTCAGTGAGGAAAGGACAACTCAATTCAGGAAACAGAAACAGTACACCAAATTCAATAACATGGTTACTTTCATCTTGAACACATTGAATTACATACCAAGAGTgtagttctttcttttttttaacatgCAGGATGCCCAATTGTCCAGCTTTCTGGCAAAATTAAGATTTTTAATCTTGCAAGTGTGATAGGACAGTTATAGGAATGCTAAGGTATATTGACCTGGTGGATTATACAATATGATAAGAGTAAATGAGATATCACACCATCTCCTCCAGGATACCAGCTGAGGAATTTTGGGGAGTGATTCTCACTTTATCCTCCAAAAATGATAAATTAGACCTGCAAATAGTTCTCATAAGCTGGCAAATCAAAATGCCCATGACAATTACGTTGGTCTCTCCAATCTTCTCTACATCTAAGTACTTCCCTGATGATGGCGCCAGTATCAACTCCTCAGCCTAGCAAATTGTATAGCCCGTGCAAAATTtaaaggaaaaccttaaatTTACAACTTAACTTACATTTGTGAAATTGATAAGTTAGTTACTTCTTCAAGTTGAATCCCCATGACTTTAAAATAATTCCTAAACAATTCCCCTATCAAGATTGCAATAGAAAATCACAAGAACCCCCAAAAGGGACATTAAAAGACATCCCAGAAAGCCACTGCACAATCTGCAGTCCATCTTTATTCTCAAAAGAACTCCTCAAAAGCTCATATCTTGTAAAATTCCCAAAAACCACAACCAGTTATCCAGCAAACCATTTTTCGCATTAAATTTGTGATTTTGATGAAGCCCTTAAGATCCAATTAGCAAAAAATGTTCATGAGCATAATTGTACTAGTACAAACTGAGCCTTTTGCCTACCACATAATCAAATATTTTAGAGTTCTTGATCAGAATTTCAAGTAAACAACTTAGTTTCAAGAATTGGAATTAGTAAATGCCACTGAAAACGAGTTTAAAAGGTAGAGTTTCTGACCTTAAATGATTGGAGGAGAAGATTGAAGGCCCCTCTGCTCTCTCAGTCTATCCTTTGACTGCCAACTATGGTCGTTTTCATGTTTGGCTGGAAACTTGTCCATTATCCTTGTGGATAATAGATATTTTCGGGTGCTCCAAGGAGGATCCGATTTCCAatactgcattttttttttcaaattttagtttttttttttttgttatttcgtGCTAAAAAGTGTGTTTGAATGGAAGGTTATTtggaataaaattttgaaaaaatactgtagtactttttgtgatacAATGTATATAATACTTTTTGTCATGTAacatatgtaagataaaaatatTATAGAAAAACGTGTATGTAACGCAATCAAAAAATGTTTGTAAACAAaactcaatccaaacacaatatTCACACATCATTTAATTTCTTGCATATgcttatcactttttttttttataagtgcTTGCTCTCTCAActgatttttttggatttatttGTAGCTTTTGAAATTAGAAAATCTATTATACGATTAAATTTTATTATACAAtagttttaattactttttcctttcactttttatttcttgcatGTGCTTATTACTTTTTagaaaaaatcgttcaaaacgcccctcacattttacaaaatgaatttttttcattccttacttttaaaagtgtaattttacgtcccttacaaattcacatttgtCAAATTTGGCCCTTACCTATGTTTTCGACTAGATTTTGGCCGGAATATATCATGTGCCTTGCATGTGAttattttttaaagacaaaattattaaatcaaattttacataatccgATTCATAATCCcgcacattttataaaatgaattttttcgtccctaacattttacaaaataaattgtttcatcctttacatttcacaaaatgaagtttttcatccctcacatttttcaaaatagaatttttatccctcattgatcatatGTATGAAATAGCTTTTTTGctttaaatccatgtatatgtctatttgatttcacctgaacaatATGCATatcatgtaatatatttttatttgatttcacctaaatagACTTATCAAAGTTgtacacatgctattcaatagtgttgtgaaactaataaaataaattactaaCGTAGGGATTGGAATAGTAGAGTGAGAAGcagggagagagagaagaactataatactccctccgtcccactttgagagttctgtttcttttttcacacagtttaagaaaaaataattaactttgttggaaaagtaaatttagattgctattttcctaaaataccctcacattaaatagaatacaactttatgggaacttgaattgatggtaaaaaaggAATCAACtttcattaaatggggtaggtttataataacaacaacttacattaataagggcattttagaaaaattaaaatacaactacattcttcaattggaaagtggactacaatttgggacagacgaaaaaggaaaacaggactatcaaagtgggacggagggagtattattcTATTCACTGATCAAAGTACTTCAAGATTACAAATGTAATAGGATTCACCCCTATATATAGATGATCCAAAATCAAATGTACAAGAACCCTATTAAATACTAATACATGAATTTAGTACATCGAGTACATCCATAAATGGATTCATCCAATGTATCAATGAATCTAGAGAAAATACATGTATCTTCCTTCTTGAGAATATAAACGGACATCCACatcttataattattttataacactcccccttggatATCCATTACATaaagaatatgcctcgttaaaaccttaTTAGGGAAAAATCTAATGGGACAAAAGCCtaatgaaggaaaaagagtataCTATTCTTGTGTAATGATTTCTCCCCCTGATACAAACATTATTTGAGATCTTTTAGCTGACGTATTCCAATATTCTATAGCAGTTGGCAATGCCTTGGTAAACAAATCTGTCAAACTATTATCCGATTGGATTGTAACACATCAATCTCACCATTCTtctgcaaatcatgagtaaagaAGAATTTCGGTGAAATGTGTTTCGTCCTATCTCCTTTAAAGTATAGCTCATTTTAATTGAGCTATACAAGTTACATTATTTTCATATAAAATTGTTGGAGGATTTTTCTTCTTGGAGATAGCGAAAAATGTGTTTAATACCATTCCAATATCGTCTTGTAGGCGAAAAACTAAATCTTACTAATAAATTCACAGCAAGTGATATATCTGACCTTGTAGAATTAGCAAGATACATAAGCATACCAATTGTATAgagatatggtacttcaggaccAAATATCTCATCATGTTCCACTCGTGGCCTAAAAGGATCCTTATTAGAATCTAATTATCTGACGACTATTGGGGTAATTAATGTATGTGCTTTATCTATACATAATCGCTTTAATATCTTTTGGGTATAAGcagtttggtggacaaaaattttactttttaaatgctcaatttgtaaaccaaggtagaattttgtctctccaaaatttttgatcgcaattttttttttcaaatattcgGCAGCCTTTTGgatctcttcaggagttccaatcaaattGAGATCACTAACATTTATagaaataatcacaaaatttgacctatttttcttgataaaaaaatGGACATATTGGGTCATTGGTATAACCTTTTTTAGTTAAGCATATATTGAGgcggttataccacatacgtccaAATTACTTGAACCCATACAAAAACCTTTGTATTTTAATAGAATACACATCTCCAGGATTTGATTTACAtgcttcaggcatgttgaatccttcagaaattctcatataaatatcattttcaagattttcataCAAATAAGCAGTGACAACGTCCATCATACGCATATCAAGTTTTCATACACTGCAAAACTCACAAGATACCTAAATGTGATCGTATCCactacaagtgaatacgttttaTCATAATCAAATTCAAGCTTTTGAGAAAAACCTCGGACTACAGGTCTTACGTTATATCTCATAATTTCAttcttttcattcattttcctcacaaaaattcatttatatctaACTAGCTTTACACCTTCAGGTGTTTGGACTACAGATCCAAAAACGCCAGTGAATCTAATTCAGATTGTATCACATCTTTCCATTTTGGCCAATCATTTCTATGCAgacattcatcaaccgatcTAGATTCATGATTCTCATCAAtttctataatatcaagtgctacatttcattaggtttcaattaaattttctataattttatTCTCTTTAGAAGTTGGCTATTCAAGAGCGGCCTTTTCAAGAGATTAaattttgtcatgacatttatttaatctccagagatatttgaaatcaatttataccTTATATAGGTAGACCGGCCTTTATTTGTAGCACTTGTGCATGTCCTTCAGGGACATCAATTTTAACAAGAGTATTTCCTGCAGGAATAGTTGATTTAATGACTCTTCTAGAGTCGATAAATATAACTTTCttcaaatgaagaatttcttgaacttctaGTTCACATTATTTTGTATGAGAATCGAGGAAATTCAATTTTTCAGATGATTTCCTTTTGGTTGATCTTTGCCTCCCCCTAATGTCGAGAATCGTAGCTCATCTTTGCATACCCGAcataaatttcttttgaaatcatGTATAATATAAAGGGGGTATGTGTAAATATTTGTTGACATTCAAATATTCTCACTTTTGCCAAATCATATATACATTGGGATTGGTAAACTTCTGGTTTACTGCAGGTGATGATTATAAATCAAAGGAGAATGAAGACAACTATATCGATAAATATGGTAACGTGCTGATTAGTAAATTGATAACATGATAATATGAAGACAACTATTTCTAAACATGATCTTTATTATTGTCTCATTTAATGTCTCAATTTGATATCCATTTCTTCATCAggaagaaaataaacaaaaataaacattaATAAAAGATGCGAGAATAGATATTTGCAAAGTAAAATATGCAGGACTAACAACATATCAAACATCTGaacaaatattaaatatttaatgTATGATCATTTTGCATCTCCAGGATACTCAAAGAAATCAACAACATCCAGGTGTGTCATGTCAGCATCATTATCATCATAAGCATCCTTTTGGTCAATAAAATTTGTCTCGATATTTTtgtctttatttttcaaaaatgctTGATAAAGGTCAATAAGGTGGTCAGTTGTACGACATGTATGGGACCAATGACCTTCCATACCACACCGATAGCATTTATCTGATCATTGTTATTATCCCACTTCTGAGGGATATTTTGTTATTTGCCACGGTTATTGTCATAAGGCACAAATCTATCACGTCCGCGTCAACGGCTACGACTACGTCCTCGGCCTCCTCGACCATATTTACGTCTATGTCTGCGACCACgaccaaaattttgaggttgagTCGCATTCGCTTCAGGAATGAACTAGCACCAGTTGGTTGGGATTCAtgattttttaataataattcattattttgttcagCCAAGAGGAGACATGTAATAAGTTCAGAATACTTCTTAAATCCTTTCTCTCTATATTTCTGCTGCAGGAGTATATTAGAGAcatgaaaagtaaaaaatgttTTCTCTAACATGTCTTTATCAGTAATTTTTTTCACCACATAATGTTAATTGAGAAGTAATTCTGAATATTCCTGAATTATATTCATTGACAGATTTAAAATCTGGTAGCCGTAAGTGAAGCCAATCATATCGGGCCTTTGGAAGAATGACCAACTTCAAGTGGTCGAATCTTTATCATTTAAGTATTTCAAAGGACAAGAGGATTCTCAAGCATAATTAATATTCTATAATAGCATCTCCAAAACTCATTGCAACAGGGTGTAAGTATCTATAACAAATCATTTTCATGATaataaagataaataagtaGAACAGAAAGAAGAAATATTACCTCAAAGATGTCGAAAAGTATATGTTTGTGTTTAGTGGTTGCTTAATAGTAAACACTTGTACTTCATGATTACTCAAAAATTAgtcataagaaattgaaataaatttgtAGGAAAGAAACTTACCTCCATAGTTCATCAAGGGTTTGCCCAAGGAAATGCCCAATAGTTGATTTGACACTAGTAAAATCCTGACAGAGTCTCGTGTTTCGCTTTCATTCAATGTAGAGGTTCCGTTTTTACCTTTTGCTCAGGGGTAGAGATTCGTGTtgtgaaacaaataaaataaattactaaCGTAGGGATTGGAACAGTAGAGTGAGACAcagggagagagagaagaacTATAATATTATTCTATTCACTGATCAAAGTACTTCAAGGTTACAAATGAAGTAGGACTCACCCCTATATATAGGTGATCCAAGATCAAAGGGATAAGAACCCTATTAAATACTAATACATGAATTTAGTACCTTGAGTACATTCATAAATGGGTTCATCCAATGTACTAATGAACCTAAGGAGAATACACGTATCTTTCTTTTTGAGAATATAAACGGACATCCACATCTTATAATTATTTCATaataaatagatatatatatagtggtttaaaactaacaattttgttttaaacctatgtgtatatatatatatataatttcacCATGTaaatctattcaatatttgtgacttttttcttttgataataatttatttattgaattgtaTATTAAGACCATCTTATTAATAGGTCATAACACGAATTCTGTAGTCGTGCTAATAAAATGcagtttaaatctgaaatttatacTTGCTACTTTTAAGACCAACAGTTGAATTACTTGTCTtgtgattgttttaaaatttgaaagtgttaatcactcatacttttcctttatttatttttctgtccaaatttaattcgatataaacactcgataatgtttaggattaaatgttttctttgttttcaattttcgagTAAAAGAAAACGAATATGAGTGAAAGactaaggccttgtttggacagCCATTTTCCGCCGAAAAATtgcgtcgttttccgtgatcacattttcttattactttttttcctcacatacatcaaatcgctacagtaatttttttacaaaaaatcctaaaaaatgcaatccaaacacaacctaacaattatttttaaacccacgtatatatttatttaatttcactTTTTTTCCCGACAGTTGTCAACAGTCTATTCTACACCTACTCCTATTCTAACCTATTCTAAGGGGGACCCAACTGGATCTATGGGAGGGCCGATGAGAACTGAATCACAATCGGACCAAACGGGTGTATTATACACCCGTTTGGATATgaacccttgcctcccaccccaTCAAGGCCACCAGCTCAAAAGGCTTGATGGTTTGGGCTGGTGgttctatttgatttcatttgaaCAGTACGAATtacatgtaatatatttttatttgatttcaccaggcaaaattaaatagagatatattacaaaTGAAATAGAGATATGTTATATTTTATTCGTACTGCTcaagtgaaattaaatagatatatatatatgggttttaaaaaaaactatatatatgggttttaaaaaaaactattcgcacacatgatcaatgagggatgaaaaaattcattttgaaaaatgtgaagaacgaaaaaaattcattttgtgagatgtgagggacaaaaaaattcattttgtgaagtgtgagggactatgaatcgaaattatgcaaaatttgatttgacaattttacccttaaaaattGATCAAGTGTAAAGCATGTGATGAATTCCGACAAAAAATTAGTTGAAAACctaggtagggaccaaatttgatcaatataaatttataagagacgtaaaattatatttttaaaagtgatggacgaaaaaagtcattttacaaaatataagggaccttttgaacgattttccctatTTTTTATAAGCGTTTGCTATCAATCAGTTTTTTGGAtttgtttttaaattttgataTTAGAAAATCTATTATACGGCGAGTtcaactattttttctttcaagttttgattttttaaaagcTCACACAGAAGCCAGATTAGAATCTACAACGATATTTTAGCATTTTGGCTTCTAATCTTAGCTTTTTGGAATCAACTTTCacgaaaaatcaaaatcaatacaTCATGTTTGCTTTATGAGTTTGTAAGAACCTAAACATAAATTTATAAGTCTCATTTCTTTTCTAAATTAAAA
This window contains:
- the LOC113694291 gene encoding eukaryotic translation initiation factor 5B-like; translated protein: MEEKNKAKVLDKKVPKHVREIQEKLAKLKEIEERKKREEEEKLKKEEEERLRQEELERIEEEKKRLKKERKKEKMLKKKQEGKLLTRKQKEEARRLESMRNQFLANADEGLLLSSEGNAKRPVCQTKNPKLKISSLENQGTEAMKENEDEDDQDQKSDAKSWDDFELDGTQDAKRPVYQTKNPKPNISSSENQDTEVEKENADEGDQDQEWDAKNWDDFDLDGVEHDAKPEAEGVEEFGPRANSVEEEAPESNSLLPVPCSQDVSNGLRSPICCILGHVDSGKTKLLDCIRSTKVQEGEAGGITQQIGATFFPVQNIRKRTKELKADAKLNVPGLLVIDTPGHESFANLRSRGSGLCDIAILVVDIMHGLEPLTIESLSLLKMRGTEFIVALNKVDRLYGWKICPNAPILKAMKQQSKDVHIEFGNRLNQVIAQFKEQGLNTELYYKNKEMGETFSIVPTSAITGEGIPDLLLLLVQWAQKTMIEKLTYQNQVQGIILEVKVVEGYGTTIDVVLVNGVLREGDRIVVCGMKGPILTNIRAILTPHPMKELRVKGVFVHHKEIKAAQGIKIAAQGLKHAIAGTEMHVLGPDDDLEYVKEAAMEDMRYVMNRIGTSSVGVHVQASTLGSLEALLEFLKTPGVNVPVSNIGVGPVHERDVRKVSVMIERKKEYATVLAFDVVVKPKVQELAQKLGVKILRGDIIYHLVDQFKAITGCLNEEKKKADADDAIFPCRLKPVPKYVFNKKDPIVLGVEVVEGTVKVGTPICVAGKELTDVGRIASIENNKKPVDYAKEGQMVAIKIVGSNPGERQKMLGRHFEIEDELVSHISRRSIDILKANYRESMSSKDWCLVKKLKILFKIK
- the LOC113703842 gene encoding molybdopterin synthase catalytic subunit, whose amino-acid sequence is MAAEDRNLIEILEENHPIDISKYISFVHSPQCGAIATFAGTTRDNFDGKTVLELRYEAYATMAVRCIKSICSAARSKWNVHSIAAAHRLGTVPVGETSVFVAISSAHRADALDACKFLIDEIKASVPIWKKEVYTNGEVWKENSEFLQRLELGKDEKAKNRVYRSGKLEVEEHEKRGCCGEKVKVNDEAADSCRNEEGSEQTEPFPSLSKVQKD